From the genome of Apostichopus japonicus isolate 1M-3 chromosome 17, ASM3797524v1, whole genome shotgun sequence:
TCATGGTTTCCGGTTCTTGTACCGAATCATATAGGACATTGCGATTGGGATAGTTGGGCTAGAGAAATTTGATAGTATATTTTATTTGACTAGGCTAATGACCCATATTTTTCTCAAGGACATTGGCTTGAAACATACGGCTAATTGGACCGTGAAGGGAACATACGAAGTTGCGGGACTAGTTACGTAATTATATACAAACGTAATTGCTCTTATATTGAAAGGGGGGCCAGCATCTTCATTCAAGTGTTTAGAAATATTCCGACTTTAAACGTGTCCGGACATGTTGATTATGAGGGTAGTTATCGCCTATAAAAATATCAAGACTACAAATCAACTTAATCATTCCATCAACTGTATTAACCCGGTGTATACTTATACATATCGTTATGGACGACAGTCAGGTCTTACCAAAGTTATCGGATGAAGCATACAGTGTCGGCTGGCGTTCTCATTTCAGCTTGAAGGAAAACCGACCATACTTTTTCAATATACAGACGAAGGAATCAAAGTGGGACATACCCATCGTCGAAGAATCTACCATACTCGGAGAGTCTTTTGAAGACACGGAAGCTCAAACAACGCAATATTCACCGGAGAATAAACCACCCGAGCCTACCCTACAAGACGATAGCCGAAAATTAGGGAAACCAGACCAACGGCCAATTATTGAATTTGAGAACCGGTTTCCATTAGTCGGTAAGCGACACGTTGTGGTTAAACTATTCAAGGGGGTTCCATATATCAATATACGGGAATACCACTGCGACGGGACTAAAAATAAACTTTTGTCGGGAAAGAAAGGGATTAATTTACGTACAGAGGAATGGAGACAATTATACGAACAAAAGGATCTCATTCATGATTCGATAAGAAAACTGAAGGACGTTAAGATTCGCAATGCTTTTGGAAAACCCGAACAACGCCCTATGGGTGAATCTGAGATATGTTTCTCCATCGGAGGTAAGCGGCGAGTTGTAATTAAATGTTTCCGAGGGTCTCCATACGTTAACATTAGAGAATATTACAGTCACGGCGGTGATAAGCAAAAACAACTCCTACCCGGAAAGAAAGGAATTACTCTCAGGGAAGATGAATGGATAAGATTATACAAACAGATGGAACTCATAAAATCTGCCGTAGAGACTTTGAAGCGACCAAAGAAAAAGGATGGTCATACACAAATTGATACGATGAAAAACGTTGTAGAATTTATTTTCGCCGCAATGCTCGATGCTATTGTCAATGGTTGCCTGAAGGAAAATTGTGAAGGTTGTTTAGAAAATTATCCCTCACAACTGGACCATGCCTGCCTAAATTACGGATATATCGAAAATCTCAATGACGCCTACTTCAAAGATTTTCATCACCTAATACAAGACGAATGGGTCGTTGGAGCTGCGCGAGAATACCTGAACAATACCATCGATGTCAACACGTTGAAGACGACGGTTGAAAATATTCGCAAACAGTGGGGGTGTACACCACAACTGGCGTGCGATGCAATGGAGAAGTCCAAGCTGGAAGAAATTGTCCGAGATAAACTGCAAACGGACTTTGTTGCGAGGTGGTTGGGTCAAGTTGATTATAATTCTATAGAAATATCGTATACATTGTAATAAGTTATATCAAAGTATGGTGTTTGGGTTTAATTGACATTACCAATTTGAATTGACAAAATAACACTTTAaatataaagaagaagaaaaatatattacatttttgttttcattttatttctatatattatCACGATTCATATGTATCCCGAATACCAACTGCTAAGATTGTTAAAACCATCACCGTAAAAATTAATATCAAGTTagttaaatgtcatttgagtCCAGAGGTCGCCGTCTGACAGCCTTTTGAAGTCCTATGCATTGGATATTCTATACACGGAAAATGTCGATCAATGAATCCGTACACCATCGTATCGTTGATTTCAGATCGTGGGGTAAACCACGAGGTAATATTCTCCATACTCAGACCTCTGCTTTTGTGTAACAAA
Proteins encoded in this window:
- the LOC139954616 gene encoding uncharacterized protein, which produces MDDSQVLPKLSDEAYSVGWRSHFSLKENRPYFFNIQTKESKWDIPIVEESTILGESFEDTEAQTTQYSPENKPPEPTLQDDSRKLGKPDQRPIIEFENRFPLVGKRHVVVKLFKGVPYINIREYHCDGTKNKLLSGKKGINLRTEEWRQLYEQKDLIHDSIRKLKDVKIRNAFGKPEQRPMGESEICFSIGGKRRVVIKCFRGSPYVNIREYYSHGGDKQKQLLPGKKGITLREDEWIRLYKQMELIKSAVETLKRPKKKDGHTQIDTMKNVVEFIFAAMLDAIVNGCLKENCEGCLENYPSQLDHACLNYGYIENLNDAYFKDFHHLIQDEWVVGAAREYLNNTIDVNTLKTTVENIRKQWGCTPQLACDAMEKSKLEEIVRDKLQTDFVARWLGQVDYNSIEISYTL